Genomic DNA from Ruminococcus sp. OA3:
CGTTTCCACACTCTCCGTCACGAATCCTCCCCCGTGAAAGAACAACAGGACGGGATACGTGTTGTCTACCATTTTTCTCCTGTCAATATCTTTATGTTTTCTGCAGTAGGCATCAATATCCACCGTATCAAAGGAATCTTCATCCGGAAAATAAATGCGCAGCGGAACCTCCACCCCATTATTGTATATCTTATAGTCGATCGTGCGGTAAAACCGTTTAAACACATCAATGGACTTCAAATTCATCAGATACCTGGTTCTTCTCAGGTTCATATCGGCTTCCGGTTCTGACAGCGCCTTCAGCAGCACCTGCAGTGCCTTATTCATGCATTTTCCTCCTGTGTCAGTCCTCTTCTTTCTCCCAGTTCAGGGAGCATCGGACTGCCCGTTTCCAGTTTTTCAGTTTTTTCTTTCGTTCTGCTTCCTTCATCACCGGCACAAACGTATGCTCCAGCGCCCAGTTTTTCCTGATATCATCCCGGTCACTCCAATACCCCACCGCCAGTCCGGCCAGATAAGAAGCCCCGAGCGCCGTCGTCTCAATACAGCATGGTCTTTCCACTTCCGCGTTGAGCAAGTCAGACTGAAACTGCATCAGAAAGTCATTTGCACATGCACCGCCGTCAACTTTTATCGTTCTGGTCCTGATACCGGAGTCTTTCTGCATCGCCTCGATCACATCCGATACCTGGTAAGCCAGAGATTCCACTGTGGCACGGATCAGATGCGCGCGTCCCGTCCCGCGTGTCAGTCCGACGATGGTTCCGCGGGCATACGGATCCCAGTAAGGCGCACCAAGTCCGGTAAATGCGGGCACCACATAGACGCCCCCTGTATCCTCCACCGCTCTGCAGTATTCCTCAGACTGCGGGGCACTGTCCAGTATCTTTAATTCATCCCGCAGCCACTGTATCGCAGCACCCGCCACAAAAACGCTTCCTTCCAGTGCGTATTGTACCGTATCGCCCGCACTAGCCGCCACAGTGGTCAAAAGTCCCGACTCTGACCGTACAGCCTGTTCCCCTGTATTCATCAGCAGGAAGCAGCCTGTTCCATACGTGTTTTTAATATCCCCGGCCTCAAAACAACACTGTCCGAACAGTGCGGACTGCTGGTCACCGGCCGCCCCCGCGATGGGAATCTCGCCGCCCAGCACATTTCTGTCGGTATGACCATAGACACAGCTGCTCGGCTTTACCTGCGGCAGCATACAGACCGGAATCCCAAACAGTTCCAGGATCTCGTCGTCCCACTGCATCCTGTGAATGTCATATAACATCGTCCGTGATGCATTCGTCACATCCGTCACATGTACCCTGCCCTGCGTCAGCTGCCAGATCAGCCAGGTATCAACCGTTCCAAACAGCAGTTCACCATTTGCCGCCCGCTGCCTTGCACCTTCCACGTGATCCAGTATCCATGCCAGCTTACTTCCTGAAAAATAAGCGTCCGGGATCAGTCCTGTATGTTCCCGGATATAAGCTTCTTTTCCCTCCGCTTTCACGGCGTCTATCATCTCCGCTGTTCTCCGGCACTGCCAGACAATAG
This window encodes:
- the glpK gene encoding glycerol kinase GlpK, whose translation is MEQYMMALDQGTTSSRCILFDRAGTMKSVAQKEFTQYYPKPGWVEHDPMEIWSSQLSVATEAMGKIGIDARSIAAIGITNQRETTIVWDRNTGKPVYPAIVWQCRRTAEMIDAVKAEGKEAYIREHTGLIPDAYFSGSKLAWILDHVEGARQRAANGELLFGTVDTWLIWQLTQGRVHVTDVTNASRTMLYDIHRMQWDDEILELFGIPVCMLPQVKPSSCVYGHTDRNVLGGEIPIAGAAGDQQSALFGQCCFEAGDIKNTYGTGCFLLMNTGEQAVRSESGLLTTVAASAGDTVQYALEGSVFVAGAAIQWLRDELKILDSAPQSEEYCRAVEDTGGVYVVPAFTGLGAPYWDPYARGTIVGLTRGTGRAHLIRATVESLAYQVSDVIEAMQKDSGIRTRTIKVDGGACANDFLMQFQSDLLNAEVERPCCIETTALGASYLAGLAVGYWSDRDDIRKNWALEHTFVPVMKEAERKKKLKNWKRAVRCSLNWEKEED